One region of Centropristis striata isolate RG_2023a ecotype Rhode Island chromosome 3, C.striata_1.0, whole genome shotgun sequence genomic DNA includes:
- the romo1 gene encoding reactive oxygen species modulator 1, whose translation MPVAVGPYGQTQPSCFDRVKMGFMMGFAVGMAAGAMFGTFSCLRIGMRGRELMGGVGKTMLQSGGTFGTFMSIGMGIRC comes from the exons ATGCCAGTTGCCGTAGGACCGTATGGGCAGACCCAGCCCAGCTGTTTTGACCGGGTCAAGATGGGCTTCATGATGGGGTTTGCAGTGGGAATGGCTGCCGGCGCCATGTTTGGCACTTTCTCCTGCCTCAG GATCGGCATGCGAGGCAGGGAGCTGATGGGAGGAGTGGGGAAGACCATGCTGCAGAGTGGAGGGACCTTCGGCACCTTTATGTCCATCGGGATGGGAATCCGctgctga